A genomic region of Thiovulum sp. ES contains the following coding sequences:
- a CDS encoding putative RNA-binding protein → MIKVEASDLEGAILEASNRLGCSYNDVDYYVLQDPSTLFGVRKRNAIIVASIKISSLIDGFSEELEKNENSDEKDSFIKKISDKLGFDKKSEYLPQIREDINRLFKDRCFEVDTIAVSLLNNETVFIYIDGKDAPLLIGREGYRYRAINYILQSWITTKYDLKIQLEIGEFIKKQNENVEKYLKSEVFEEVDKKGFFKTKILDDVLVKLAIKKLREKYKNKYVKIRNTQDGSKFIVIDEFFTKKS, encoded by the coding sequence ATGATAAAAGTTGAGGCATCAGATTTAGAGGGTGCAATTTTAGAGGCATCGAACCGTCTAGGTTGTTCCTATAATGATGTCGATTACTATGTTTTACAAGACCCCTCGACTCTGTTTGGGGTTAGAAAACGAAATGCTATCATCGTAGCTTCGATCAAAATTTCATCACTTATTGACGGTTTTTCTGAGGAACTAGAAAAAAATGAGAATAGTGATGAGAAAGATTCTTTTATAAAAAAAATATCTGACAAACTCGGTTTTGACAAAAAGAGTGAGTATCTACCGCAAATTCGTGAAGATATAAATCGCCTTTTTAAAGACCGATGTTTTGAAGTTGATACGATTGCTGTTTCACTCTTAAATAATGAGACTGTTTTTATTTATATCGATGGAAAAGATGCTCCACTCTTAATTGGTAGAGAAGGGTATCGCTATCGAGCTATAAATTACATTTTACAAAGCTGGATAACTACAAAGTATGATTTAAAAATTCAGCTTGAAATTGGTGAATTTATAAAAAAACAGAACGAAAATGTTGAAAAATATTTAAAAAGTGAAGTTTTTGAAGAAGTTGATAAAAAAGGATTTTTTAAAACAAAAATTCTTGATGATGTTCTTGTAAAACTTGCAATTAAAAAATTACGAGAAAAATATAAAAATAAATATGTAAAAATTCGTAATACTCAAGACGGTAGTAAGTTTATAGTTATTGACGAATTCTTTACTAAAAAATCGTAG
- a CDS encoding metalloendopeptidase-like membrane protein (PFAM: Peptidase family M23), producing MLIKFLLIFLSATTLIFSKSSLKDVDSKLKKYNSELAEVSQRLKKEERDLVDLKEELKKLQAEITRGRSKFNKEKKELEKYSKDKDSLFQKQLAVRKMAIETSAKLVSLSVVLEEGQSATLDSVILDEAFKTLFKQKSGELEKITENLSKRQEAIGNLEKVVGELQSGIHTVEQKRDAVLKKKKELAYRVGKLKKDKENYFHRIKEIEKEQKRIRAEIDKATRLQKEKENRKTSSSSSKYQVKKIDSSYQKEQVRRYRKKKTISPLDGYEVIKTFGTYKDPIYKIKLFNSYILLQPRVPNAKVRNIFNGKVSLVKDDAIFGKLVVVEHYNGLQTVYAHLSKFAPNIETGKKIKKGALIGRVNQDLYLEIMEGRFHINPLQVIE from the coding sequence ATGCTTATTAAGTTTCTCTTGATTTTTCTCTCAGCTACTACCCTTATTTTCTCAAAATCTTCTTTGAAAGATGTTGATTCAAAACTAAAGAAATACAATTCTGAATTAGCTGAAGTTTCGCAAAGACTCAAAAAAGAGGAGAGAGACCTTGTTGATTTAAAAGAGGAGCTAAAAAAACTACAAGCTGAAATTACAAGAGGTAGAAGCAAATTTAATAAAGAGAAAAAAGAGCTTGAAAAGTATTCTAAAGATAAGGACTCACTTTTTCAAAAACAGTTAGCTGTTAGAAAAATGGCAATTGAGACGAGTGCAAAACTTGTTTCTCTATCTGTTGTTCTTGAAGAGGGACAATCTGCAACTTTAGACTCCGTAATTCTTGATGAGGCATTTAAGACTCTTTTTAAACAGAAAAGTGGTGAGCTTGAGAAAATAACAGAGAATCTTTCAAAAAGACAAGAAGCGATTGGAAATCTTGAAAAAGTTGTTGGTGAATTACAAAGTGGGATTCATACAGTTGAACAAAAAAGAGATGCTGTATTAAAAAAGAAGAAAGAACTCGCTTATAGAGTTGGAAAACTCAAAAAAGATAAAGAGAACTATTTCCATAGAATTAAAGAGATTGAGAAAGAGCAGAAACGAATTCGTGCCGAAATTGATAAAGCAACAAGATTACAAAAAGAGAAAGAGAATAGAAAGACCTCATCGAGTTCATCTAAATATCAAGTAAAAAAAATAGATAGTAGCTATCAAAAAGAGCAAGTTAGAAGATACAGAAAGAAAAAGACAATTTCTCCACTTGATGGCTATGAAGTTATAAAAACTTTTGGAACTTACAAAGACCCAATTTACAAAATAAAACTTTTTAACTCCTATATTCTTTTACAACCAAGAGTTCCAAATGCAAAAGTTCGGAATATTTTCAATGGAAAAGTCTCACTTGTAAAAGACGATGCAATTTTTGGAAAACTTGTTGTTGTTGAACACTACAACGGTTTGCAAACAGTCTATGCACACTTGAGTAAGTTTGCTCCAAATATAGAGACTGGAAAGAAAATTAAAAAAGGTGCTTTAATTGGGAGAGTAAATCAAGATTTGTATCTTGAAATTATGGAAGGAAGATTTCATATAAATCCCCTCCAAGTTATTGAGTGA